One part of the Sorangiineae bacterium MSr11954 genome encodes these proteins:
- the argF gene encoding ornithine carbamoyltransferase — MKKRDFLQLSDLTRDEHERLFERAAVLKRERREGKTHQTLAGKTLVVIFEKSSTRTRLSFEAAAYQLGGHAITLMAGESQIARGEPIEDTARVTASYADGIVFRTFGDSRLEAMARYARVPVINGLSEGGHPVQLLADLFTVIERHGSLEGRVVAWVGDAASNMARSWIEAARIFGFELRIGAPKEYAPSNAFLETVGKGARVHVTTDAREAVRNADVVTTDVWTSMGQEAESAERRRVLGGYSVNSSLLAAAHPSAIVLHCLPAHRGEEITHDVVEGPQSAIFDEAENRLHAQKALLELLLT; from the coding sequence ATGAAAAAGCGCGATTTCCTTCAGCTGAGCGATCTGACCCGGGACGAGCACGAGCGGCTCTTCGAGCGCGCCGCGGTCCTCAAGCGCGAGCGCCGCGAGGGCAAGACGCACCAGACGCTCGCGGGCAAGACGCTGGTGGTCATCTTCGAAAAGAGCTCGACCCGCACGCGCCTCTCGTTCGAGGCGGCCGCCTATCAGCTCGGCGGACATGCCATTACGTTGATGGCCGGCGAGAGCCAAATTGCGCGCGGTGAGCCCATCGAAGACACGGCGCGGGTGACCGCGAGCTACGCCGACGGCATCGTGTTCCGCACCTTCGGGGACTCACGGCTGGAGGCCATGGCACGGTATGCGCGCGTGCCCGTCATCAATGGCCTCTCCGAGGGCGGCCACCCCGTGCAGCTGCTGGCCGATCTGTTCACCGTGATCGAGCGCCATGGATCGCTCGAAGGGCGCGTGGTGGCGTGGGTCGGCGACGCGGCCTCCAACATGGCGCGCTCGTGGATCGAGGCGGCGCGCATTTTCGGCTTCGAGCTGCGCATCGGGGCGCCGAAGGAATATGCGCCCTCGAACGCGTTCCTCGAGACGGTCGGCAAAGGGGCGCGCGTGCACGTCACGACCGACGCGCGCGAGGCCGTGCGCAACGCCGATGTCGTCACCACGGACGTCTGGACGAGCATGGGGCAAGAAGCGGAATCGGCGGAGCGCCGGCGCGTGCTCGGCGGGTACAGCGTCAATTCGTCGCTTTTGGCGGCGGCGCACCCGTCTGCGATCGTATTGCATTGTTTGCCGGCGCATCGGGGTGAAGAGATCACGCACGACGTGGTGGAAGGACCCCAATCGGCGATCTTCGATGAAGCGGAAAATCGCCTTCATGCGCAAAAAGCGTTACTCGAGTTGCTGCTTACATAA
- the argH gene encoding argininosuccinate lyase, with the protein MIAKTAAAGGPTLLPEVLAFTSSLALDRALIREDLVGSLAHLTMLSRRGIVPQEQARAIRDGLVSIWDAAQSGDLQLPDEEDVHMAVESLLTAKLGPAAGALHAARSRNDQVALDLRLYVREQCAEIFSALSRLIGALVERAEVESGTILPSYTHRQRAQPISLSYLLAAYGAMFTRDVDSFGFVLSQTDASPLGVGAIAGTSLPIDRQLVRELLAFGRLTANGLDTVGDRDFALDYAYAASRLLVHTSRVATDFVDFSTSEFGFVRLDGAIACGSSMMPQKRNPDLFELVRGKAGAGIGNLVTLLVDMKGLPGGYNRDQQEDRAPILATGPLVRGVLDILQLGLSRVTFDKMRCLAAVEQDATQATDVAEALVQQGLPFRTAYQLAGTLVRACQDARVPLAHVTTEMAQAIDPRLNDEVLQAARVRGAVARKTSPGGTGPDSVREQLEALRESVTRAKERAESIPRLSTLFAQLREAPL; encoded by the coding sequence GTGATCGCCAAAACGGCCGCCGCTGGGGGCCCCACTTTGCTCCCCGAAGTCCTCGCCTTCACGAGCTCGCTCGCGCTCGATCGCGCGCTCATCCGCGAGGATCTCGTGGGGAGCCTCGCCCACCTCACCATGCTCTCGCGCCGCGGGATCGTGCCGCAGGAGCAGGCGCGCGCCATCCGTGACGGCCTGGTGAGCATTTGGGACGCGGCCCAGTCCGGCGATCTGCAGCTCCCCGACGAAGAAGACGTGCACATGGCCGTCGAGTCGCTGCTCACCGCCAAGCTCGGCCCGGCCGCCGGCGCCCTCCACGCCGCGCGCTCGCGCAACGACCAAGTCGCCCTCGACTTGAGGCTCTACGTGCGCGAGCAGTGCGCGGAGATCTTCTCGGCGCTCTCGCGTCTCATCGGCGCGCTGGTGGAGCGCGCCGAGGTGGAGTCGGGCACGATCCTGCCGTCGTACACGCATCGGCAGCGCGCGCAACCCATCTCCTTGTCGTATTTGCTCGCGGCCTACGGCGCGATGTTCACGCGCGACGTCGACTCGTTCGGCTTCGTGCTCTCGCAGACGGACGCCTCGCCGCTGGGCGTGGGCGCCATCGCGGGCACCTCGCTGCCCATCGATCGACAGCTGGTGCGCGAGCTGCTCGCCTTCGGCCGGCTCACCGCCAATGGCCTCGACACGGTGGGCGATCGCGATTTTGCGCTCGACTACGCGTACGCCGCCTCGCGCTTGCTGGTGCACACCAGCCGCGTGGCCACCGACTTCGTCGATTTTTCGACCTCGGAGTTCGGCTTCGTGCGCCTCGACGGCGCCATCGCCTGCGGATCGAGCATGATGCCGCAGAAGCGCAACCCGGATCTCTTCGAGCTGGTGCGCGGCAAGGCCGGCGCGGGCATCGGCAACTTGGTGACCTTGCTCGTCGATATGAAGGGGCTGCCCGGCGGCTACAACCGCGATCAGCAGGAGGATCGCGCGCCCATCCTGGCCACCGGCCCGCTGGTGCGCGGGGTGCTGGACATTCTGCAGCTCGGCCTCTCGCGCGTCACCTTCGACAAGATGCGCTGCCTCGCCGCGGTGGAACAAGACGCCACCCAGGCGACGGACGTGGCCGAGGCGCTGGTGCAGCAGGGTCTCCCGTTCCGCACGGCCTACCAGCTCGCGGGCACCTTGGTCCGCGCGTGCCAGGACGCGCGTGTGCCGCTGGCGCACGTGACCACCGAGATGGCGCAGGCCATCGACCCGCGCCTCAACGACGAGGTGCTCCAAGCGGCGCGCGTCCGTGGCGCGGTGGCGCGCAAGACCAGCCCGGGCGGGACGGGCCCCGACTCGGTGCGCGAGCAACTCGAAGCGCTGCGCGAGAGCGTCACGCGCGCCAAGGAGCGCGCCGAATCGATCCCGCGGCTTTCGACGCTGTTTGCCCAATTGCGAGAGGCTCCCCTATGA
- a CDS encoding arginine repressor, which yields MGPVRPNESLSRREAIRNLIRTEQIGTQEELRERIAELGFDVTQATLSRDLARLRARRVTLAGGGMVYEIEGFPATTAGDGDLERVRDMVTSVLAGDTLVVVHTLPGAASAVARALDGAKLPELLGTIAGDDTIFLAPAPRIPPANLVKRLISVWKKGMQ from the coding sequence ATGGGGCCCGTGCGACCAAATGAGTCGCTCTCCCGGCGCGAAGCGATTCGCAATTTGATCCGCACCGAGCAGATCGGCACTCAAGAGGAGCTCCGTGAACGGATCGCGGAGCTCGGCTTCGACGTGACCCAGGCCACCCTCTCGCGCGATCTGGCGCGGCTGCGGGCGCGCAGGGTCACCCTGGCGGGCGGCGGGATGGTCTACGAGATCGAGGGCTTCCCTGCCACCACCGCGGGCGATGGCGATCTCGAGCGGGTGCGCGATATGGTCACCAGCGTGCTCGCGGGCGACACGCTCGTGGTGGTGCACACGCTCCCGGGGGCTGCTTCGGCGGTGGCGCGCGCGCTCGACGGGGCCAAGCTCCCCGAGCTGCTCGGCACCATCGCTGGCGACGACACGATTTTTCTCGCGCCCGCGCCGCGGATTCCGCCGGCGAACTTGGTCAAACGATTGATTTCGGTCTGGAAGAAAGGGATGCAGTAA
- the argJ gene encoding bifunctional glutamate N-acetyltransferase/amino-acid acetyltransferase ArgJ has translation MKTPIGFKYSGLASGIKPKKKDLALVFSELPAQAAAVLTQNAAKAAPVVDAESRLPASGIQAVVVNSGNANALTGPLGLQAVHQVHATVASALGISESSVLSASTGVIGVRLPVDKIVAATPRLVEGLSGEPDAAAEAILTTDTRVKMASRTFDVEGTPVTLSAIGKGSGMIAPALATMIVVVTTDCAIQAKLLHTALRRAATTSFNQLTVDDDMSTNDIVFALANGAAKNLPIEETGPAFEQFASNLESLCQELAREIAADGEGATKRIEVRIQQSPSVELARDIAKKIAGSSLVKSAIFGADPNWGRVLATVGAHTGTLGLTDVRPDRATVRIQGVTVYRAGDIFEHRELLKAKMREPEILIEVDLDAGTESGIAWGCDLTYDYVKINADYTSLIIETPSGGVAKDDRLSNYSPAFKVSLLVEALGYIEKFRGQRCVIKYGGAAMTKESLKHSFCQDVLLLRAVGLRPIVVHGGGPDITRALERLGGGAPEFIDGVRVTPAADLKVVEMVLTGSINTELVTLLNRNGALAIGLSGKDAALLKARKLIKENGQDLGHVGELVEVNHGLLNLLLDQGYLPVISPVGLGQDGQSYNLNADTVAAGVAVAVGAEKLIYLSDVPGILENGELLSELTVLDLQEKIRSGTVQGGMAVKSDSIVRALNGGIKAVHVLDGRTPHSIIAELFTDKGVGTILHGAWAAGQAGEHGARATK, from the coding sequence GTGAAGACGCCGATTGGCTTCAAGTATTCGGGCCTCGCATCCGGCATCAAGCCGAAGAAAAAAGACCTCGCGCTCGTGTTCAGCGAGCTGCCCGCCCAAGCGGCCGCGGTGCTCACGCAAAACGCGGCCAAGGCTGCGCCCGTGGTGGACGCGGAGTCGCGCCTCCCCGCGTCGGGCATTCAGGCCGTGGTGGTGAACAGCGGCAACGCCAACGCGCTCACCGGCCCGCTGGGCCTCCAGGCCGTGCACCAGGTTCACGCCACCGTGGCCTCGGCCCTCGGCATCTCCGAATCGTCCGTGCTCTCGGCCTCCACCGGTGTGATCGGCGTCCGGCTCCCGGTCGACAAGATCGTGGCGGCCACCCCGCGCCTGGTGGAAGGGTTGAGCGGCGAGCCCGACGCGGCCGCCGAGGCCATTCTCACCACCGATACGCGGGTGAAGATGGCGAGCCGCACCTTCGACGTGGAGGGCACCCCCGTCACCTTATCGGCCATCGGCAAGGGCTCCGGCATGATCGCGCCGGCGCTGGCGACCATGATCGTGGTGGTCACCACCGACTGCGCCATTCAAGCGAAGCTCCTGCACACCGCCCTGCGCCGCGCCGCGACCACCTCGTTCAACCAGCTCACGGTCGACGACGACATGAGCACCAACGACATCGTCTTCGCCCTGGCCAACGGCGCCGCGAAGAACCTCCCCATCGAGGAGACCGGCCCCGCCTTCGAGCAGTTCGCCTCCAACCTGGAGAGCCTCTGCCAGGAGCTCGCGCGCGAAATCGCCGCCGACGGCGAGGGCGCGACCAAGCGCATCGAGGTCCGCATCCAGCAGTCGCCGAGCGTGGAGCTCGCGCGCGACATCGCCAAGAAAATCGCCGGCTCGTCCTTGGTCAAGTCGGCCATCTTCGGCGCCGATCCCAACTGGGGCCGCGTGCTGGCCACGGTGGGCGCGCACACGGGCACGCTCGGCCTCACCGATGTCCGTCCCGACCGCGCCACCGTGCGCATCCAAGGGGTCACCGTGTACCGCGCGGGCGACATCTTCGAGCACCGCGAGCTGCTCAAGGCGAAGATGCGCGAGCCGGAGATCCTCATCGAGGTGGATCTGGACGCGGGCACCGAGAGCGGCATCGCGTGGGGCTGCGATCTCACGTACGACTACGTCAAGATCAATGCAGACTACACGTCGTTGATCATCGAGACCCCGTCGGGCGGGGTGGCGAAGGACGATCGGCTCTCGAACTACAGCCCCGCCTTCAAGGTCTCGCTGCTGGTCGAGGCGCTCGGATACATCGAAAAGTTTCGAGGGCAGCGCTGCGTCATCAAGTACGGCGGCGCGGCCATGACCAAGGAGTCCTTGAAGCACTCGTTCTGCCAAGACGTGCTCCTTTTGCGCGCCGTCGGCCTGCGCCCCATCGTGGTGCATGGCGGCGGGCCGGACATCACGCGCGCGCTGGAGCGGCTCGGGGGAGGGGCGCCCGAGTTCATCGACGGCGTTCGCGTCACCCCCGCGGCCGACCTCAAGGTCGTGGAGATGGTGCTCACCGGGTCGATCAACACCGAGCTGGTGACCTTGCTCAATCGCAACGGCGCGCTGGCCATCGGCCTGTCGGGCAAAGATGCGGCGCTGCTCAAGGCGCGAAAGCTCATCAAGGAAAATGGGCAGGATCTCGGCCACGTGGGCGAGCTGGTGGAGGTAAACCACGGGCTCCTCAACCTGCTGCTCGACCAAGGCTATCTGCCGGTCATCTCGCCGGTGGGCCTCGGCCAGGATGGACAGAGCTACAACTTGAACGCCGATACGGTGGCGGCAGGTGTGGCGGTGGCCGTGGGCGCGGAGAAGCTCATTTATCTTTCGGACGTGCCGGGCATCCTCGAGAATGGGGAGCTCTTGAGCGAGCTCACCGTGCTGGATCTTCAAGAGAAGATTCGAAGCGGCACCGTCCAAGGCGGGATGGCCGTGAAGTCGGACTCCATCGTGCGCGCGCTCAACGGCGGCATCAAAGCGGTGCACGTGCTCGATGGGCGCACGCCGCACTCGATCATCGCGGAGCTCTTCACCGACAAGGGCGTGGGGACCATTCTGCACGGCGCGTGGGCCGCGGGCCAGGCAGGAGAGCATGGGGCCCGTGCGACCAAATGA
- the argC gene encoding N-acetyl-gamma-glutamyl-phosphate reductase, with amino-acid sequence MHTSPVAILGGSGYAGIELTYLLAHHPRARIEVISSDRWVGDSLATHLGIEGKPGELVYASFEEAAERAKSCAVALLATPNEVSAQVAPKLLAAGCKVIDLSGAFRLTDDSSALAYYGKEVVGAKGDVRVGTYGLPEFFRDEVVDAKLIANPGCYPTAATLALAPLLEAGLIDRTDVIVNAVSGVTGAGRKSTEAYGFVAVDQDVRAYRVLAHQHTPEIAQVLSRRAGAEVQLTFTPHLVPIARGILSTAYGRLSVKASSADLTTALANAYAEEPFVSVVRSPNDVSLKQVVGTNRCVIGAASDASGRVVVVSAIDNLLKGAAGQAVQNLNLILGCDEVAGLTQLRRFHT; translated from the coding sequence ATGCATACGTCACCCGTCGCGATTCTTGGGGGCTCGGGCTACGCCGGCATCGAGCTGACCTACCTTTTGGCGCATCACCCGCGCGCGCGCATCGAGGTCATCTCGAGCGATCGCTGGGTCGGCGACTCGCTCGCCACGCACCTGGGCATCGAAGGAAAGCCCGGGGAGCTGGTCTACGCCTCCTTCGAAGAAGCCGCCGAGCGCGCGAAGAGCTGCGCCGTCGCGCTTTTGGCGACCCCCAACGAGGTCTCCGCCCAGGTCGCGCCGAAGCTCTTGGCCGCGGGCTGCAAGGTCATCGACCTCTCGGGCGCCTTTCGGCTCACCGACGATTCTTCGGCGCTCGCGTACTACGGCAAGGAGGTCGTGGGCGCCAAGGGCGACGTGCGCGTGGGCACCTATGGCTTGCCCGAGTTTTTTCGCGATGAAGTGGTCGACGCCAAGTTGATCGCCAACCCCGGCTGCTACCCCACCGCCGCCACCTTGGCGCTGGCGCCGCTGCTCGAGGCGGGGCTCATCGATCGCACGGACGTCATCGTCAACGCCGTCTCCGGCGTGACGGGCGCGGGGCGAAAGAGCACCGAGGCGTATGGGTTCGTGGCCGTCGACCAGGACGTGCGCGCCTACCGCGTCCTCGCGCATCAGCACACCCCCGAGATCGCGCAAGTGCTCTCGCGGCGGGCGGGCGCCGAGGTGCAGCTCACGTTCACGCCGCACCTGGTGCCCATCGCCCGCGGCATTTTGTCCACGGCGTATGGGCGGCTCTCCGTCAAAGCTTCATCGGCGGATCTCACCACGGCGCTGGCCAATGCGTACGCCGAGGAGCCGTTCGTCAGCGTGGTGCGCTCGCCCAACGACGTGTCGCTCAAGCAAGTGGTCGGAACGAATCGATGCGTCATCGGCGCCGCGAGCGATGCCTCGGGGCGCGTGGTCGTGGTCTCGGCCATCGACAATTTGCTCAAGGGCGCGGCGGGGCAAGCCGTGCAGAACTTGAACCTCATTTTGGGCTGCGACGAGGTCGCGGGCCTCACCCAGCTTCGGAGATTCCACACGTGA
- a CDS encoding kinase/pyrophosphorylase produces MSEIRTIDVLSDSTGETAEKVVRAALLQFPHSGVQIRLHTRVRTRDAARPVLERAAREGALVVFTVVSPELREYIHASSYELRVEALDLIGSLIGKLGTYLDRQPINTPSAMLPLSDEYFRRIEAVEFTVKSDDGKEPRNFKKADIVLVGVSRTSKTPLSTLLAQRGLRVANLPIVLNFEVPPELEEAPQDRVVGLTIGLDQLVEIRKARLKQLGMPVDASYGLRDQVREELEYAAKIFRAHPQWPVIDVTGRAIEETAVIILESLKERDEQTKNARAALV; encoded by the coding sequence TTGAGCGAGATCCGCACCATCGACGTACTCAGTGATTCCACCGGCGAAACGGCTGAAAAGGTCGTGCGCGCCGCGCTTTTGCAGTTCCCTCACTCCGGCGTGCAGATCCGTCTGCACACCCGTGTGCGAACGAGGGACGCCGCCCGCCCCGTCCTCGAACGCGCGGCGCGCGAAGGAGCGCTGGTCGTGTTCACCGTGGTGAGCCCGGAGCTGCGCGAGTACATCCACGCATCGAGCTACGAGCTTCGGGTGGAGGCGCTCGATCTGATTGGTTCGCTCATCGGAAAGCTCGGCACCTACCTCGATCGGCAGCCGATCAACACGCCGAGCGCCATGCTTCCACTCTCGGACGAATATTTCCGGCGGATCGAAGCGGTGGAGTTCACCGTCAAGAGCGACGACGGCAAGGAGCCGCGCAACTTCAAGAAGGCGGACATCGTGCTCGTGGGCGTGAGCCGTACGTCGAAGACGCCGCTGTCCACGCTCCTGGCCCAGCGAGGCCTTCGGGTCGCCAACCTCCCCATCGTGCTCAACTTCGAGGTGCCGCCCGAGCTGGAGGAAGCGCCGCAAGATCGCGTGGTCGGGCTCACCATCGGGCTCGATCAGCTCGTGGAGATCCGCAAGGCGCGCCTGAAGCAGCTGGGCATGCCGGTCGACGCCAGCTACGGGCTGCGCGATCAGGTGCGCGAGGAGCTCGAATACGCGGCCAAGATCTTCCGCGCACACCCGCAGTGGCCCGTCATCGACGTGACCGGCCGCGCCATCGAGGAGACCGCCGTGATCATCCTCGAGTCGCTGAAAGAACGCGACGAGCAAACGAAGAACGCGCGCGCCGCGCTCGTTTAG
- a CDS encoding ADP-ribosylglycohydrolase family protein translates to MDLFRQDRLAGTLLGAAVNDASGVAAAHAGLVANALSRARLHDGGDGAGADQVASTFRRALIGWALRHPWAADADTLHACGCIALGLRRTGTSAPTSGAAMRAAIIGAAFPFDVNRRCAVGHAVAEVTHTDPRSIDAALFVAEVAAGCVLSPANGDREALADRARGMVRAPELVVALHYALELVEKKVTMGLAARELGVSNDATSAVPLAAFAFVRYGDTPRTAMEQLDTVVGVHARAPRAILGSWMGTLLGGACLPWNQVARLRDGHFGPTHLRTLAADLSEHVPAALLVQELAGSDPPVPGSSAPVSSSSAPAPSSSAPSARRPLPGLARTTSRILPAGDALLAGGASHKAAKH, encoded by the coding sequence ATGGATCTCTTCCGACAAGACCGCCTGGCAGGCACGTTGCTCGGTGCCGCCGTGAACGATGCGAGCGGCGTCGCCGCGGCCCACGCGGGCCTCGTCGCCAACGCCCTTTCGCGCGCGCGGCTGCACGACGGCGGAGACGGTGCAGGTGCCGACCAAGTCGCTTCCACCTTTCGTCGCGCGCTGATCGGTTGGGCGCTCCGGCACCCGTGGGCCGCCGACGCCGACACCTTGCACGCATGTGGTTGCATTGCGCTGGGGCTTCGCCGAACCGGCACGTCCGCTCCGACCAGTGGTGCGGCCATGCGGGCGGCCATCATCGGCGCGGCGTTTCCCTTCGATGTCAATCGGCGATGCGCCGTGGGCCACGCCGTCGCGGAGGTCACCCACACCGATCCACGATCCATCGACGCGGCCCTGTTCGTGGCCGAGGTCGCAGCAGGCTGCGTGCTCTCACCCGCCAACGGCGATCGCGAGGCCCTCGCCGATCGCGCCCGCGGCATGGTGCGCGCGCCCGAGCTGGTCGTAGCGCTCCACTATGCGCTCGAGTTGGTCGAGAAAAAGGTGACCATGGGCCTCGCCGCCCGCGAGCTCGGCGTCTCCAACGACGCGACATCGGCGGTTCCGCTCGCAGCTTTTGCCTTCGTGCGCTACGGCGATACCCCGCGCACCGCCATGGAGCAGCTCGACACCGTCGTCGGTGTCCACGCCCGCGCCCCGCGCGCCATCCTCGGCTCCTGGATGGGCACCTTGCTCGGAGGCGCCTGCCTCCCATGGAACCAGGTCGCACGCCTGCGCGATGGCCACTTCGGGCCCACCCACCTGCGCACCCTCGCGGCCGATCTCTCGGAGCATGTCCCGGCGGCCCTGCTCGTGCAGGAGCTCGCGGGCTCCGACCCGCCGGTTCCCGGTTCGAGCGCACCCGTTTCCAGCTCCAGCGCGCCGGCTCCGAGCTCGAGCGCGCCCAGCGCCCGGCGGCCCCTGCCGGGCCTGGCGCGCACCACGTCGCGGATCTTGCCGGCGGGCGACGCGCTGCTCGCGGGCGGCGCGTCGCACAAGGCCGCGAAGCACTGA
- a CDS encoding TerB family tellurite resistance protein, with product MPDATPDAPPQPPESATLALGQLVPVLAEEAMFAALAIPGATRDAVEGILKRRHDAHVAWAQGQPSPSMLGSEDTWIVSLARAIAPIAPPTWLPMGDVIKQKVTLEVGARGLRSLFSSKPSDKDVQRVKRLGTLAVRSLRAVFSADGLISPLERRNIAAVVASLGLPDADAQSLLDEDPIRVERLDVYGELEVDVARAILSGAWFAAASDGLDPREEQVIRALAVKLHRSTEEVEEARSAANARVEAARVVGLALVDVTRTLLADRAKPGGPELTGALGRLASPARYHDEVVAQVTSSAAAPAVSSPPTSSPQKAQPPQPASLAKRYASLHAEGRGALLAAAWAAALHEDPALSRRSALRARFDRIASELGDEGGRVRGAVEGPIDEALATLASAMR from the coding sequence ATGCCCGACGCCACGCCCGACGCTCCGCCGCAGCCCCCGGAATCGGCGACTCTCGCGCTAGGTCAGCTCGTTCCCGTGCTCGCCGAGGAGGCGATGTTCGCGGCCCTGGCCATCCCGGGCGCGACCCGCGACGCCGTCGAAGGAATTTTGAAACGCCGCCACGACGCCCATGTGGCCTGGGCGCAAGGCCAGCCCTCGCCGAGCATGCTCGGGTCCGAGGACACATGGATCGTCTCGCTCGCGCGCGCCATCGCCCCCATCGCGCCACCCACATGGCTGCCCATGGGCGACGTGATCAAGCAGAAGGTCACGTTGGAGGTGGGCGCACGCGGTCTGCGCTCGCTCTTCTCGTCGAAGCCAAGCGACAAAGACGTGCAGCGCGTCAAGCGGCTCGGCACCCTGGCCGTTCGCTCCCTGCGCGCCGTCTTCTCCGCCGATGGTCTGATCTCACCGCTGGAGCGGCGCAACATCGCCGCGGTGGTCGCGTCGCTGGGCCTTCCGGACGCCGACGCGCAGTCGCTCCTCGACGAGGACCCCATCCGCGTGGAGCGCCTGGACGTCTACGGAGAGCTCGAGGTGGACGTGGCGCGCGCCATCCTGAGCGGCGCCTGGTTCGCCGCCGCCTCCGACGGCCTCGATCCGCGTGAGGAGCAAGTGATTCGCGCGCTGGCGGTCAAGCTTCACCGCTCGACGGAAGAAGTCGAAGAGGCGCGCAGCGCCGCCAACGCCCGCGTGGAGGCGGCGCGCGTGGTCGGCCTCGCGCTGGTGGACGTGACGCGCACCTTGCTCGCCGATCGCGCCAAGCCCGGCGGCCCCGAGCTGACCGGCGCGCTCGGGCGCCTCGCATCCCCTGCGCGCTACCACGACGAGGTGGTGGCGCAGGTGACGTCATCGGCGGCGGCTCCGGCGGTATCGTCGCCGCCCACGTCATCGCCGCAAAAGGCGCAACCGCCGCAGCCCGCGAGCCTCGCCAAACGCTACGCGAGCTTGCACGCCGAAGGCCGCGGCGCGCTGCTCGCCGCCGCATGGGCGGCCGCGCTGCACGAGGATCCGGCGCTCTCGCGTCGCTCGGCGCTGCGCGCGCGCTTCGATCGCATCGCGTCGGAGCTGGGTGATGAAGGCGGGCGCGTGCGCGGGGCCGTGGAGGGGCCGATCGACGAAGCGCTGGCCACGCTCGCGAGCGCCATGCGGTGA
- the proC gene encoding pyrroline-5-carboxylate reductase — protein sequence MTKERRTVGFLGAGNMAAALIKGLLHAGVFLPSEIYASDAKADRLKHIQTTHGIRVASDNHELARTVDVLVLAVKPQVLDRVLDSIAGDLRPDTLIVSVAAGVPLEALEGRLPPTARVIRTMPNTPATALAGATAISPGSHATEADLEIARSLFEAVGRVVTLDEPLLDAVTGLSGSGPAYIMLIIEALADGGVKMGLHRDTSLLLAAQTVYGSAKLLLDTGEHPGRLKDMVTSPGGTAIAGLHTLESGALRKTLIDAVESASLRAAELGAQMAAKMKK from the coding sequence ATGACCAAGGAACGAAGAACCGTAGGCTTTCTCGGCGCCGGCAACATGGCCGCCGCGCTCATCAAGGGGCTCTTGCACGCCGGCGTCTTTCTGCCGTCGGAGATCTATGCGAGCGACGCCAAGGCCGACCGCTTGAAGCACATTCAGACCACGCACGGCATCCGCGTGGCGAGCGACAACCACGAGCTGGCGCGCACGGTCGACGTCCTGGTCCTCGCGGTCAAACCGCAGGTGCTCGATCGCGTCCTCGACTCCATCGCGGGCGATCTCCGCCCCGACACGTTGATCGTCTCCGTGGCCGCCGGCGTCCCGCTCGAAGCCCTGGAAGGCCGCCTCCCCCCCACGGCGCGGGTCATCCGCACCATGCCGAACACCCCCGCCACGGCCCTGGCCGGCGCCACCGCCATTTCACCGGGCTCCCACGCCACCGAGGCCGATCTCGAAATCGCGCGCTCCCTCTTCGAAGCCGTGGGCCGCGTCGTCACCCTCGACGAACCCCTGCTCGACGCCGTCACCGGCCTCTCGGGCAGCGGCCCCGCGTACATCATGCTCATCATCGAAGCCCTCGCCGACGGCGGCGTCAAAATGGGCCTGCACCGCGACACCTCCCTCCTCCTGGCCGCCCAAACCGTCTACGGCTCCGCGAAGCTCCTACTCGACACCGGCGAACACCCCGGCCGCCTCAAGGACATGGTCACCAGCCCCGGCGGCACCGCCATCGCCGGGCTGCACACCCTCGAATCCGGCGCCCTCCGCAAAACGCTCATCGACGCCGTCGAAAGCGCCTCCCTGCGCGCCGCAGAGTTGGGCGCGCAAATGGCGGCGAAGATGAAGAAGTGA